The DNA sequence taaatgttgcgcCTTTCCCGTCAGTATTCCGTGATGCTCGACAAGCTGTACTGCCAGCTGGCCAAGACCAGCCCGGTGGAAGTGCTGGTGAGCAAAGAGCCGCCGGCGGGCGCCGTCCTCCGAGCCACGGCGGTCTACAAGAAGACGGACCACGTGGCCGACGTGGTGCGCCGATGCCCTCACCACCAGAACCTGGATGGTACGTCTGCCCGCGACACCCTGACGACAAACAGCGCTGCTCGTCCCAAGCGATGCcaaattttcatttcaaaaattcattttttgttcATGTATCTCTTTGAATAATTGGTCAATTGATTAGTtgtaagtaataaaataaatatttgtaaaatgaacaattttacaAATCATATTCTACTGTCGTATTAATTGGTAACTCTAGTTAAATCATaacataaatcaaatttaacaaATGAGTGAGTTATTcttaaaataaacttttatggacactaacatttttgttgttgctaattttACTTACGGATAAATGGACATATAGTAATAGAGTTAGTTACAAATCATGCAATGAAAAAATTGATTATATTTGGTTAAATAATTAGTATGAAAGTATTCGGTTGAATAATTagaattaattgattaaaaatattttttttaattgagaattattttattgataaaCTATTTTGCAtagtcatttaaaaatgaaacttAATTTAATTTGTTAGCGAATTTGGTTAAATAATTAGGAATCATTCCATTGAAATGGGAATTCATTAGAAACGTACTTTTTATGTATCTTACACAAtaacaaggttaaaaaaaatccttgcattcaatcattcatcataatgtaattataaataaaacaattgaattaaaataaatattttacagaaatattgtaacatttttgaaaatattttctctcATAAATTAATTAGATGTAATCaattctaaataataaaataaacaaattttgggtgtaaaattattattatttttttacatccacattATTGTTGAACTTGCGTACTTATTTCTACTGTTTGCCCACCCTTGCTCTCCGGCATATACAGTGTTTGCCAAGGGCGTCCACATAAACATTGTCCATATGTTGACGTCTAGCCGCGGAGTACCGCAGCCATCTGATCCGAATGGAGGGCAGCCAGCGGGCGCAGTATTTCGAGGACGTGCACACCAAGAGGCAGAGCGTGACCGTCCCCTACGAGCCCCCCCAGGTCGGTCGCGAAAACGTCGACCTCGCGGGCGTGAACAGCTCCAGCTGAAAAATGCGCTCCAAACTACGAAATGTTGTCCGTTTCTTAGCTGGGCTCCGAGATGACGACCATCCTGCTCAGCTTCATGTGCAACAGCTCCTGCATGGGGGGCATGAACCGCCGGCCCATCCTCACCATTATGACTCTGGAGACCCCTGAGTAAGTTCTGCGCTCTGATTGTACTTGGACCCCTTGTCCCTTTACTGGCTCATTTATCTCTGCCTCTCCTCAGCGGGCTGATTTTGGGCCGCAGGTGTTTTGAGGTGCGCATTTGCGCGTGTCCCGGCCGGGATCGCAAAACCGAAGAGGAGAACAACACCAAGAAGCAAAATGGCACCAAGGAAACCAAAAAACGGAGTAAGTGGTCAAAATGACCCTCAGATGCCTCCTTCGAACACGGGTTCTTGAgcctttttttgcagtttttgtgttgGCTATGTGAAACTgcctttgggggctgaattttctgGTTCCCCCACAAATGCTCAGAAATATCCATTTGTAACAATAATTTGTTCCAATTTATCCACAGAGAGCACCCCAGTCGCGGCCGCCGCCCCAGTTAAGAAGCCCAAACCAACTTCCAGCACCGATGGAGACGACAAAGACATTATTTATTTGGCGGTAAGTCACCACAAAGGTACAATTTTCacttatttgctttatttgttGAAACATTGTAATATTTCCTTGCAGGTTCGTGGACGCGAGCGATATGAAATATTGAAGAAACTCAACGACGGCCTGGAACTGCTGGAAAAGGAAGGGTAAGAAGATGGCTTTTACAGAAacctttgatttgatttaagaGCGCATTTTAGGTTGATTTTGGCCATTTGCGGGCGTCTTTTCTCGTTCGAGAGATTTTGCTCGAAGATTTGTGGTAGCCTCCCAGGTGGCGTCAGTTGACGTTCAGGGCAGAGATAGCGTTAAAAATGttagtattttttaaactttgtcaAATTAAATAACGTATGTAAATAGAATATCTATTTGAAAAATGCTGAATGCATTTTCttgaaattatacatttttcttttgtttttaccctTCCAGAAAAAACAAGTCCAATGTGGCGGTGAAACAGGACGTGCCGCTTCCGTCCAGTGGGAAGCGACTCTTGCTCAAAGAAGAGCGCAGCGACACGGATTAAAAAGTctcaccaacaacaacaaaaaaatccccccacccccaaaaaaacaacaaacaaaaaacatgcaaatggtGACGGAAAGAATTTGTACTCTTATTTTTCTATGTTTCACTTAtcattccttttttaaaatgttttttactgtATCATCAAATGTACTTGACTGCAATCTGACCAAAATTGGGTCCCGGGTCCTCCGTTGTGAGCGGAGCAAGCTGTCTTCTGTTACGTCATTCGGTGCTTTCCGGCAATTTCTGCAGTACGCTCGCTTTTGAACCTTACGCCGTAATCGTGAATAAATTGCTGCATccctttttttcattgaataaaaACCCCAAACTACATTCAGAGGCTCCTTCTCATGGAACGGCgctttatcccccccccccgcctcaagcacacactcgcacacacttGGATGCTAACGCTAAGTGACAGATGTAAAACAAATCAAGAGGGTTATTCCAAGCTCTGGCAAACTGACGTCCTCCCTAAAATTATCCCGCGTCTTAAAGGTCATCCAAGGCCttgtaaacatttgttttcgtTTGGCATCGTTTTAAACTTGAAGATTTCAAATATTACACAGACTgtttatataaaatattgtctgtTTGCATAAGAAAATGTTTGCATTGTCAATTGCTGTAAATGACTACCTATTTCATatgaatatttttcaattttctattATCTATTGTTGGCCACAACCTTATGCTGCTAATAACGCGGCCTCGACAAGTAACAGTATCTTCTCAAGACCTGTTACAGAGTCGCACTCGAATGGTGTGCTAAATATACCGCCCGTGTGTGGAAACGGAAACCCCCGCCCTAGAATCCAAATGGTAGCGTCCTGTCAATCTAATATCAGTCACGCGTCAAACTGTGTGGACAAATAAGCATGttgatattatattatatatatatatatatatgtatatatatttttttatatataagatTATTTTCAAGTGACAGAATGAGTTTCGTTCATCGAATTTCAACACATCGTGAACCCCCGCTAAGCCTTGCCACGAACAGTGACAACAAAATTGATTTTATATGAAAACAGTAAATACACTGCATGCCACAAAATGAGATCCCAAAACACTCATCTCAATTCAAAATCCTCTTACAAACAgccttaaaaatatatagtttacagatgatttgatttcagcgagcaaaaacatacaaatgtggCAAAGACTCTCAAGAACATCCActgacaacccaggctaaacctgGCCCCTTATACCCAACATGCAGAGACcctaaaaagtcaaaatgtatgacttgaacatacttccttgacaccaatttttaattttctgtTAGCTCTGGCATCATAGCCTGTTACAGAATGTGCCCAAAAATACGCCGCGCCTCGGCCAATCGGgttgcagtataatacagtcgtCAAACATTCACTCATCTAGGTTGTCATGTAAAGCGAtaaattgtctaaattgtgcacatttgtctcTAGGTCAACATGCTATCATGtcttccacatgctgtacatgtGATGCaacaaacaggttttttttttgttattgatttacatttcatcacatTTTGTGATCAGTTTTAATATTTGTGGTTGTTTCCCAAAACAATGAGCTACGGTGTTAATCCccattttagaggaaacatccactACTATCGCATTGTCGACAGGGTAACTTGTGATTGTaatttccaaagtcatcttcccaacactgctggTGAGTCAAGGTGGCGCTGTATGAAGGTCAGTCCATTGACTCGCATTCATTTAGGGGGCAGATCGGCAGCAAGAAGCCGGCCCCCTCGAGGAATACACGATGTCAACGTTCACATACTCTCCCGTTGATATAAGAGTGGTTTATTTCGTACAATTTTGCTTGAGAACAACGTGGACAGATGAGTTAATTTTGAAGAAGGCCTCCCATTGGTTCACATCTTAAGAGTATCATGTAGCCCAGACAGGAGTCAATAATGTCTCGGCCCCTTTTTTATATTCTTCCATGTCAGCTGCAATGGGGCAGGGGGGGTGTTTAGCGCGCCGCACCGTCTGCAGCAGCAGCACCCCGGGGTGCTCTCACTCCCTGCGCCGAAGCTATGAAGACAGAGCCGAGCCACGCGGCGATGCCTCCGACGCTCCGTGAGGTGCCGGACCTCCTCCAAGTCGTGGAGCCCGACGGGAAGGAGAGCGGATTCGACCTTTTGAACCGGGAGCTCGAAGACCTGGCTCAAGAGATGTCCGATTTAGGGATCGAAACGGACTCCGATGAGCGTgaggaagacgacgacgacgacgacgacgcgaCCGTGCTGACCGAGGACGAGTCTCATTACATCACCACGCACGCCATCCGGCTCTCGGAGCTGTCTGACGGTCACGACGGCGACTCGGACCCGGGAGccggctcctcctcctcgtccacgTGGGATGTGGAGGACGGTCACCAGGTGTTCTCCTTCTTTGTGGATTACGCCTCGTTCGAGTCCAATGGAGTGCTGATGATGacgaggggggggggcgcgGCGGGCAGCGGTCTGCGCGAAAGCGATCCGTCATTGCCGTTTGGCGCTCGTGGCGACGATGGCGGACGGGTccaaatgtcaatcaaaaccacCTCCCAGGCTATAAATGACCCCATCCAAGAAAATACTGTTTATCATGCCAAAGACGCCAGCGATACGTGCCCCTCGGCGGCGGGGGGAGTGGACGGGAACATCGAGGAGCTGCGTGATAGGGCGAAGGTTGTCATTCCCGCACCGGGCGGCAAATTGCAAGCGCAGGAAAGCCCCGAGTATTCCAGTTGTGCTTCCAGTGAGCTGGACGACACTGACAAGGAGGTACGCAACCTGACGGCCAGAGCCTTCAAGAGCCTTGCTTATCCGTACTTGGATGCCATCAACTTCAGCACCTCCAGCGAGTCCTCTACATCTGAACACGGGATCAATAGGTGGTCCACGTTTGTTGACCTCAAGTACTCCAACGTGAGCCAGAGTCTTGTTTCCCAGCCAACAGCTGAGCTGGAAAGCGATTTTTCTCAGCAGCTGAATGGGGATGCAGCTCCCCACAGTGCCTCGTCTACTAAGAAAATAGAACTTATGGGGAAGTTTGGTCAGGGAGTGATACGGCTCACAGAGACCCTGAATTTTCGCTGCAACGTCAAATCGGGAATGTCCGCGGGAGAAAGGAGCGCTAGCGTTGCTCCAAACCCCACAGGAGCGGGATCACATTCCATGGATGAGGTTACCGTCAACAGTTTGCCGGGCAGCAGGGGGAGAGGGGCCACTGCTCAGTCGAAAAGCATGGAGGGCGCCCACAAGAAAGCCGTCTTCGCGTCCAGCGTGATTCAAAATGTGCtttccaaaaagatgcagtttgaGCAGGAGCGCCGGATGGAAAGGGGGGAGGTGGAGGA is a window from the Phycodurus eques isolate BA_2022a chromosome 23, UOR_Pequ_1.1, whole genome shotgun sequence genome containing:
- the tp53 gene encoding cellular tumor antigen p53, with amino-acid sequence MESSLEDLSISQELQMSQESFLKVWGTYLTCPFPPNEDNDPSSTNQLQGLPEQFDENLFNMAAEAPVSDGVPPPASTVPVTTDHPGDYGFLLRFHNSGTAKSVTSTYSVMLDKLYCQLAKTSPVEVLVSKEPPAGAVLRATAVYKKTDHVADVVRRCPHHQNLDAAEYRSHLIRMEGSQRAQYFEDVHTKRQSVTVPYEPPQLGSEMTTILLSFMCNSSCMGGMNRRPILTIMTLETPDGLILGRRCFEVRICACPGRDRKTEEENNTKKQNGTKETKKRKSTPVAAAAPVKKPKPTSSTDGDDKDIIYLAVRGRERYEILKKLNDGLELLEKEGKNKSNVAVKQDVPLPSSGKRLLLKEERSDTD